One genomic region from Vicia villosa cultivar HV-30 ecotype Madison, WI unplaced genomic scaffold, Vvil1.0 ctg.000273F_1_1_1, whole genome shotgun sequence encodes:
- the LOC131626147 gene encoding oligopeptide transporter 6-like — protein MSSRFDIESKKSATEVNEDEECPVKQVELTVSKTDDPTLPVVTFRMWVLGILSCVVLSFVNQFFWYRTQPLSVTSISAQIAVVPLGYFMARVLPTRVFFKDTWFEFSMNRGPFNIKEHVLITIFANSGAGSVYATHILSAVKLMYKRKLGFLPALLLMLTTQVLGFGWAGLFRKFLVEPAEMWWPSNLVQVSLFSALHEKSKRPKGATTRTQFFLLVMISGMAYYVLPGYMFSMLTSFAWMCWLAPKSIFVQQLGSGMKGLGIAAFGFDWSTISSYLGSPLASPWFATANIAVGFVSIMYVMTPIFYWFNVYNAKNFPIFSNKLFMGNGSIYDISTIVNSDFHLDRDAYAKNGSLHLSTFFAMTYGLGFATLSATIVHVLLFHGREIWAQSKSAFGAGKKIDIHSRLMKNYKSVPMWWFHIILVVNIALIIFICEYYNESLQLPWWGVLLACAISILFTLPIGIITATTNQQPGLNIITEYIIGYMYPERPVANMCFKVYGYISMSQALTFLADFKLGHYMKIPPRTMFMAQMVGTFISVLVYTVTAWWLMGTIPDLCDTSKLPSDSPWTCPMDNVFYDASVIWGLLGPRRIFGNLGEYSNVNWFFLGGAIAPFLVWLAHKAFPGQTWIRLIHMPVLLGSTSMMPPATAVNFTSWIAVGFISGYIIYRYKQDWWKRYNYVLSGGLDAGTAFMTILLFLTLGSNNINLNWWGNNVEGCPLAACPTAKGIIVKGCPVL, from the exons ATGTCTTCAAGGTTTGACATTGAGTCAAAAAAGAGTGCCACAGAGGTGAATGAGGATGAAGAGTGTCCtgttaaacaagttgaactcacAGTATCAAAAACTGATGACCCTACATTACCTGTTGTCACATTTAGAATGTGGGTTCTTGGGATTCTTTCATGCGTGGTTCTGTCCTTTGTGAATCAGTTCTTTTGGTACAGAACACAGCCTTTGAGTGTCACTTCAATTTCTGCTCAGATTGCTGTTGTTCCACTTGGTTATTTCATGGCAAGAGTGTTGCCAACTCGTGTCTTCTTCAAAGATACATGGTTTGAATTCTCAATGAATAGAGGGCCATTCAATATCAAGGAGCATGTTCTCATAACCATCTTTGCTAATTCTGGTGCTGGATCCGTTTATGCTACTCATATTTTGAGTGCTGTGAAGCTCATGTACAAAAGGAAACTCGGCTTCCTTCCAGCCTTACTACTCATGCTCACCACTCAG GTGCTGGGATTTGGTTGGGCAGGACTGTTTAGGAAATTTCTCGTTGAGCCTGCGGAAATGTGGTGGCCTTCTAATCTGGTCCAGGTCTCATTATTCAG TGCTCTGCATGAGAAAAGCAAGAGACCAAAAGGAGCCACAACCCGGACTCAGTTTTTCCTCCTTGTCATGATCTCTGGAATGGCATACTATGTGTTACCAGGCTACATGTTTTCAATGTTGACATCTTTTGCTTGGATGTGTTGGCTTGCTCCCAAGTCTATCTTTGTCCAACAACTTGGTTCTGGTATGAAAGGTCTTGGGATTGCTGCATTTGGTTTTGATTGGTCTACAATTTCTTCTTACCTTGGCAGTCCACTAGCCAGTCCATGGTTTGCTACCGCCAATATCGCTGTTGGATTCGTTAGCATTATGTATGTGATGACACCAATTTTTTACTGGTTCAATGTCTACAACGCCAAGAATTTTCCTATATTTTCAAATAAGCTTTTTATGGGAAATGGTTCGATCTATGACATTTCGACCATTGTCAATTCTGATTTCCATCTTGATCGGGATGCTTATGCAAAGAATGGGTCTCTACATCTCAGCACATTCTTTGCAATGACTTATGGTCTTGGATTTGCCACACTTTCTGCTACAATTGTGCATGTTCTTCTCTTCCATGGAAG GGAAATATGGGCGCAAAGTAAAAGTGCTTTTGGAGCCGGTAAAAAAATTGACATACACTCAAGACTTATGAAGAATTACAAGTCAGTCCCCATGTGGTGGTTTCACATAATTCTAGTGGTGAACATAGCTCTTATTATCTTTATTTGTGAGTACTACAACGAATCACTTCAGTTGCCTTGGTGGGGCGTATTGCTAGCTTGTGCTATTTCCATTTTATTCACTCTTCCAATCGGTATAATAACAGCCACTACAAATCAG CAACCAGGCTTAAACATTATAACAGAATACATCATTGGTTACATGTATCCGGAGCGCCCTGTGGCTAACATGTGCTTTAAGGTGTATGGCTACATTAGCATGTCTCAGGCACTAACATTTTTGGCAGACTTTAAACTTGGTCATTATATGAAGATTCCACCAAGAACAATGTTCATGGCTCAG ATGGTAGGAACATTCATATCAGTACTTGTATACACGGTAACCGCTTGGTGGTTGATGGGGACGATCCCTGACCTTTGTGATACTTCCAAACTACCATCTGATAGCCCTTGGACTTGCCCGATGGACAATGTCTTCTATGATGCGTCAGTTATATGGGGACTTCTTGGACCACGCAGAATCTTCGGAAACCTCGGTGAATACAGCAATGTGAATTGGTTCTTCCTTGGTGGAGCCATTGCACCTTTCCTAGTTTGGCTTGCTCACAAGGCATTCCCGGGACAAACATGGATTCGTCTAATTCACATGCCTGTCTTGTTGGGCTCTACATCAATGATGCCTCCTGCAACTGCAGTCAACTTCACAAGTTGGATTGCCGTCGGCTTTATCTCAGGGTACATTATATATCGATATAAACAAGATTGGTGGAAGCGTTATAACTATGTTTTGTCTGGCGGTCTTGATGCTGGAACCGCCTTCATGACAATCTTACTGTTTCTTACTTTGGGTTCAAACAACATTAACCTTAACTGGTGGGGAAATAATGTTGAAGGGTGTCCCTTGGCTGCTTGTCCTACTGCAAAGGGCATTATAGTTAAAGGCTGTCCAGTTCTTTGA
- the LOC131626148 gene encoding uncharacterized protein LOC131626148 has translation MFKKFSSEEVSAQNQVKASVQRRIRQSIADEYPGLEPVLDDILPKKSPLIVAKCQNHLNLVVVNNVPLFFSVRDGPYMPTLRLLHQYPDIMKKLQVDRGAIRFVLAGANIMCPGLTSPGGVLDEEVGAECPVAIMAEGKQHALAIGFTKMSAKDIKAINKGIGVDNLHYLNDGLWKMEKFD, from the exons ATGTTCAAAAA attttCATCTGAAGAGGTGTCTGCACAGAATCAAGTGAAGGCTTCAGTTCAACGAAGAATAAGGCAAAGTATTGCGGATGAG TACCCAGGACTTGAACCAGTTTTGGATGATATACTTCCCAAGAAATCCCCTCTTATAGTTGCTAAATG TCAGAACCATCTCAATCTCGTTGTGGTCAACAATGTGCCTTTGTTTTTCAGCGTTCGTGATGGCCCTTACATGCCTACCTTGCGACTTCTCCATCAAT ATCCAGATATAATGAAGAAATTACAAGTTGACCGTGGTGCAATAAGATTTGTTTTGGCTGGTGCAAACATAATGTGTCCCGGTCTTACATCTCCTGGGGGTGTTTTGGATGAGGAAGTGGGGGCAGAATGTCCTGTG GCTATCATGGCTGAAGGAAAACAGCATGCCCTTGCCATCGGATTTACAAAAATGTCAGCAAAAGACAT AAAAGCAATCAACAAGGGAATTGGGGTCGACAACTTGCATTATCTCAATGATGGTCTTTGGAAG atggagaaatttgattga